From the genome of Marixanthomonas ophiurae, one region includes:
- a CDS encoding YybH family protein, producing the protein MKNIFLLSILFTLTTTFAQTEAEDKAAILKIMKTQEKAWSNNDLEGFMQGYWKSDSLKFYGSNGLTKGWLQTLDNYKKGYPTKEHSGTLNFTIKDISKISDESYWVMGEYFLKRNVGDANGVFMIIFKRINGEWKIVADTSC; encoded by the coding sequence ATGAAAAATATTTTTCTTTTAAGTATCCTCTTCACCCTAACCACAACCTTTGCTCAAACCGAAGCCGAAGACAAAGCCGCCATTTTAAAGATCATGAAAACCCAAGAAAAAGCTTGGAGCAATAATGATCTCGAAGGTTTTATGCAAGGTTATTGGAAAAGCGATTCTCTTAAATTTTACGGTAGCAACGGACTCACCAAAGGTTGGCTACAAACGCTGGACAACTATAAAAAAGGATATCCCACGAAAGAACATTCCGGTACGTTAAACTTTACTATTAAAGATATTTCAAAAATCAGTGATGAAAGTTATTGGGTAATGGGCGAATACTTTTTAAAACGAAATGTAGGCGATGCCAATGGCGTGTTTATGATTATTTTTAAAAGAATTAATGGCGAGTGGAAAATTGTAGCAGATACGAGTTGTTAA
- a CDS encoding hemerythrin domain-containing protein — protein MNIFEAIRKDHDKQRELCKLVTSTSGDSKGRKEMWEKLKHELQVHADAEERTFYTPLIQNDMMQEHARHGIAEHHEMDELIEKIDDTDLDSPGWLVHAKQLCEKVEHHLEDEEHTFFQLAGKVFTEKQKTSIAEEYLKVMKEKR, from the coding sequence ATGAATATTTTTGAAGCGATAAGAAAAGACCACGATAAACAACGTGAATTGTGTAAACTAGTTACTTCCACATCTGGCGATAGTAAAGGCCGAAAAGAAATGTGGGAAAAACTAAAACACGAACTACAAGTTCACGCAGATGCTGAAGAGCGTACCTTTTACACTCCACTTATTCAAAATGATATGATGCAAGAACATGCGCGACATGGAATAGCAGAACATCATGAAATGGACGAATTAATTGAAAAAATTGACGATACCGATTTAGATTCGCCTGGTTGGTTGGTGCATGCTAAACAACTTTGCGAAAAAGTAGAACACCATTTAGAAGACGAAGAGCATACTTTTTTTCAGCTCGCTGGGAAAGTATTTACCGAGAAGCAAAAAACTTCTATAGCTGAAGAATACTTAAAAGTGATGAAAGAAAAACGATAG
- a CDS encoding glycosyltransferase family 2 protein, whose product MPPIIKVIIPAFNEADSIAKVIGDVPKEVSEIIVISNNSTDETEKVAKKAGATVLSEGKRGYGHACLKGMAYIARQTPKPDIVVFLDGDYSDYPEELSKIVAPIIEENIDFVIGTRVKELREEGSMTFPQKFGNWLATSLMRLFFNSKFTDLGPFRAIKYEKLIALEMEDKTYGWTVEMQLKALKQKFSYREIPVHYRNRIGVSKVSGTVKGAIFAGVKILSWIFKYSFKK is encoded by the coding sequence ATGCCTCCAATTATAAAAGTTATTATTCCGGCTTTTAACGAAGCCGATTCCATTGCCAAGGTGATTGGTGATGTTCCTAAGGAAGTTTCAGAAATTATTGTAATCAGCAATAATTCTACCGATGAAACAGAAAAGGTTGCTAAAAAAGCCGGTGCCACCGTTCTTTCCGAAGGAAAAAGAGGATATGGCCACGCTTGTTTGAAAGGAATGGCCTACATTGCCCGACAAACCCCTAAACCTGATATTGTTGTTTTTCTGGATGGCGATTACAGTGATTATCCAGAAGAACTTTCAAAAATTGTTGCACCAATTATTGAAGAAAATATCGATTTTGTTATCGGAACGCGGGTTAAAGAATTAAGGGAAGAGGGATCCATGACATTTCCGCAGAAATTTGGAAACTGGTTGGCAACTTCGTTAATGCGACTGTTTTTCAATTCAAAATTTACCGATCTTGGACCGTTTCGTGCTATAAAATATGAAAAGTTGATAGCATTAGAAATGGAAGATAAAACATACGGATGGACCGTAGAAATGCAATTAAAAGCATTAAAACAAAAATTTTCATACCGTGAAATTCCCGTTCATTATCGAAACAGAATAGGGGTGTCAAAAGTTTCAGGAACGGTAAAAGGTGCTATCTTTGCCGGCGTAAAAATATTAAGTTGGATCTTTAAATATAGCTTTAAAAAATGA
- a CDS encoding DUF547 domain-containing protein yields MKIILKVVTLLLISVSLVSCNLTSAAGLTSQGQPTKKVEGDLVSTTANSTVNFDHSDWDRLLKKHVNSQGLVDYKGFKNDREALNKYLQKLSSTEPNNDWSVQELLAYYINLYNAYTVDLILNNYPTKSIQDIDGAFTKGFIPIGDRELSLGGIENGVLRKMNEPRIHFAINCASISCPPLLDEAYTASKINEQLDRVTKDFINSDKNEITANDPKLSKIFDFYTKDFKYSGKTDVIGYVNQYSKTEINPRATFSFKEYDWNLNEQK; encoded by the coding sequence ATGAAAATTATACTTAAAGTTGTCACACTGTTACTTATTTCTGTTTCATTGGTAAGTTGCAATTTAACTTCAGCAGCAGGATTGACAAGTCAAGGACAACCAACTAAGAAAGTAGAAGGGGATTTAGTTTCCACTACCGCAAATTCTACAGTAAATTTTGATCATTCAGATTGGGATAGACTCTTAAAAAAGCACGTAAACAGCCAAGGTCTTGTTGACTATAAAGGTTTTAAAAACGACCGTGAAGCGTTAAACAAATACCTTCAAAAATTATCGTCAACAGAACCGAACAACGATTGGAGTGTACAAGAATTATTGGCGTATTACATTAACTTATACAATGCGTATACGGTCGATCTTATATTGAACAATTATCCAACAAAAAGTATTCAGGATATTGATGGTGCTTTTACTAAAGGTTTTATACCAATAGGAGATAGAGAGCTTTCATTGGGAGGTATAGAAAATGGCGTTTTGCGTAAAATGAACGAACCTCGTATTCACTTTGCGATTAACTGTGCTTCAATTTCGTGTCCTCCATTATTAGATGAAGCCTATACGGCTTCAAAAATCAATGAACAATTGGATAGGGTGACCAAAGATTTTATTAATAGTGATAAAAACGAGATTACCGCAAATGATCCAAAACTATCTAAGATTTTCGATTTTTATACAAAGGATTTTAAGTACAGTGGAAAAACAGATGTAATTGGGTATGTAAACCAATATAGTAAAACGGAAATAAACCCAAGGGCGACCTTTAGTTTTAAAGAATACGATTGGAATTTAAATGAACAGAAATAA
- a CDS encoding DUF547 domain-containing protein, with translation MKHFLFLIATILFFNISSGFSQSTDTFLNDADIFFKTYISNGKVDYKSVEKNPEKLNRLLDQAANISVSISEEKTYQAFWINAYNLAVIKGIIDNYPIDSPLDKGGFFESIKYNLGGTSLTLNDIENKKLRAQFDEPRFHFVLVCGAKGCPPIIAEAYKPSTLEKQLQEQTVKALNNPLFIKVSENEVSISEIFKWYKEDFEKNGQSELDFINQFRKEKIIPSNFKVSYYPYNWQLNQK, from the coding sequence ATGAAACATTTTTTATTTCTTATTGCAACTATACTGTTTTTCAACATATCATCTGGGTTTTCACAGTCAACGGATACCTTCTTAAATGATGCTGATATATTTTTTAAAACCTATATTTCCAACGGAAAAGTTGATTATAAAAGTGTTGAAAAAAATCCTGAAAAATTAAATCGTCTTTTAGACCAAGCTGCAAACATTTCAGTTTCAATTTCTGAAGAAAAAACCTATCAAGCCTTTTGGATTAATGCTTACAATCTTGCTGTTATAAAAGGAATTATTGATAACTACCCAATTGATTCGCCTTTAGATAAAGGCGGTTTTTTTGAGAGTATAAAATATAATTTAGGCGGAACATCGCTTACCTTAAACGATATAGAGAATAAGAAACTCCGTGCTCAATTTGATGAACCTAGATTTCATTTTGTTTTGGTTTGTGGCGCAAAAGGATGCCCGCCAATTATTGCTGAAGCCTATAAACCTTCAACTTTAGAAAAACAATTACAAGAACAAACGGTAAAAGCATTAAACAATCCTTTATTCATTAAAGTTTCAGAAAATGAAGTTTCTATTTCTGAAATTTTTAAATGGTACAAAGAAGACTTTGAAAAGAACGGCCAAAGTGAGCTGGATTTTATCAATCAATTCCGAAAAGAGAAGATTATTCCTTCAAATTTTAAAGTTTCTTACTATCCCTACAACTGGCAATTAAACCAAAAGTAA
- a CDS encoding 4Fe-4S binding protein — MSTFQRNMSLTGEPPKTINTQQKIASFIGLAGLLVLFVALFNVDFPNKTLWLSVSLLSIAVGTIWFSRAEYLSKHEGISNNGVYFKSLSSRGFWGWMLGITLTLFYVALYWFPQYLGLVKDGDNTGVISLFDPLSKFLSGNPASQWFLYGTLYTLAILAFGIKFIWKYRHNRYEVIRTCSVMFFQLSFAFIIPEILVRLNQPYYDFKNIWPLNYELFAGYKIDEFLSAGDVGLIMIIFGILSIFVITPILTYKYGKRWYCSWVCGCGGLAETAGDPFRHLSDKRMVAWKVERWVVHSVVVFVTVMTTAVVFSYLQGNESQSISEWSGLENKTVFMSDPDGKPINERILAAQKAKASQVIFINKADSKEAPVLETTEGMNIPFHVISETENEIALTRLKNGLSASLLVDSASKEYLTINDGVETSFFDNLWISKEFFIWFVVGVLTLVFGGVMLFRREQLAKDAKYGAIGYFVVVTSILLFTYFSTPGKLFFFNAYELRQTYGFLIGAMFSGVIGVGFYPIFGSRVWCRFGCPMAAILGFQQRLFSRFRITTNGGQCISCGNCSTYCEMGIDVKAYAQKGENIVRSSCVGCGICSAVCPRGVLKLEDGPRKGRIEGNEVLLGNDVDLMEYVNGK, encoded by the coding sequence ATGAGTACTTTTCAACGTAATATGAGCCTAACTGGCGAACCACCAAAAACAATTAATACCCAACAAAAAATAGCAAGCTTTATAGGTTTAGCTGGTTTGTTAGTGCTATTTGTAGCATTATTTAATGTCGATTTTCCGAATAAAACCTTGTGGTTGAGTGTTTCATTATTGTCTATAGCAGTAGGTACTATATGGTTTTCTAGAGCAGAATATTTAAGTAAACACGAAGGGATAAGCAATAATGGTGTATACTTTAAATCACTTTCTTCACGTGGATTCTGGGGTTGGATGCTAGGGATTACCTTAACATTATTTTATGTAGCGTTGTATTGGTTTCCGCAGTATCTAGGTTTGGTTAAAGACGGTGATAACACAGGAGTAATTTCGTTATTCGATCCGTTGAGTAAATTTTTAAGTGGCAACCCAGCAAGTCAATGGTTTTTATACGGAACGCTTTATACCTTGGCGATTTTAGCCTTCGGAATAAAATTTATCTGGAAATACCGTCATAACCGGTACGAAGTTATCAGAACGTGTTCAGTGATGTTTTTTCAACTAAGTTTTGCATTTATTATTCCTGAAATACTAGTTCGTCTTAATCAACCGTATTACGATTTTAAAAACATTTGGCCGCTTAACTATGAGCTTTTTGCAGGTTATAAGATAGATGAATTTTTAAGTGCTGGCGATGTAGGGTTGATTATGATCATCTTCGGAATCCTTTCCATTTTTGTAATTACACCTATTTTAACCTATAAATACGGGAAACGATGGTATTGCTCATGGGTATGTGGTTGTGGCGGTTTGGCCGAAACTGCTGGAGACCCTTTTCGTCATTTATCAGACAAACGCATGGTCGCCTGGAAAGTAGAACGGTGGGTAGTACATAGTGTAGTGGTTTTTGTTACAGTTATGACCACAGCCGTTGTTTTTAGCTATTTGCAAGGCAACGAGTCGCAATCTATAAGTGAATGGAGCGGACTGGAAAATAAAACCGTTTTTATGAGTGACCCGGATGGGAAACCTATTAACGAACGTATTTTGGCAGCTCAAAAAGCAAAAGCGAGTCAGGTGATTTTTATTAATAAAGCCGACTCAAAAGAAGCCCCCGTCTTAGAAACAACAGAAGGAATGAATATTCCGTTTCATGTTATTTCTGAAACTGAAAATGAAATTGCCCTCACTCGTTTAAAAAACGGATTGAGCGCTTCATTATTAGTAGATTCTGCTTCAAAAGAATATTTAACAATCAATGATGGAGTAGAAACTTCCTTTTTCGACAACCTTTGGATTTCGAAAGAGTTTTTCATTTGGTTTGTTGTTGGGGTGCTAACCTTGGTTTTTGGTGGTGTTATGCTTTTCCGAAGAGAACAATTGGCTAAAGATGCTAAATATGGTGCTATTGGGTATTTTGTAGTGGTAACATCTATTTTGCTATTCACGTATTTCAGCACGCCGGGAAAACTATTCTTTTTTAATGCGTACGAATTGCGCCAAACCTATGGATTTTTAATAGGAGCCATGTTTAGTGGTGTTATTGGGGTTGGTTTTTATCCTATCTTCGGAAGTCGTGTTTGGTGTCGTTTTGGTTGCCCAATGGCTGCAATTTTAGGATTTCAGCAACGTTTGTTCTCTCGTTTTAGAATTACAACCAATGGTGGACAATGTATTTCCTGCGGAAACTGTTCTACCTATTGCGAAATGGGAATCGATGTAAAAGCATATGCTCAAAAAGGTGAGAACATAGTTCGAAGCTCATGTGTAGGCTGCGGAATTTGTTCTGCCGTTTGCCCTCGAGGTGTTTTAAAACTAGAAGATGGACCAAGAAAAGGGCGTATTGAAGGTAATGAAGTACTGCTAGGGAACGATGTAGATTTAATGGAATATGTAAATGGGAAATAA
- a CDS encoding metal-dependent hydrolase — MDSLTQIVLGAAVGEATLGKTMGNKAMLYGAIAGTIPDLDVLSSNFVDTVTALEIHRGFTHSIVFSIVFGGFFAWLTSLYEKRATFKQWYWLWFMCFITHPLLDAHTTWGTQLFWPFDLRLAYKNIFVIDPLYTLPFLVCVIWAAFLKRGTENRRKINNAGILISSGYMVITLILKGITYHKFTNALDEQNIAYKAIETKPSPFNTILWTANVEVDDAFLIGDYSFFDSKPIQFYRHPKNHAALGDLKNENKVQRLIAISNGWYAISEKNNVTYFNDLRFGLLSVDPQTDKYAFSYQLQPTLGGLNVIEEPKNRDDAKKLLADLWERVKGN; from the coding sequence ATGGATTCGTTAACCCAAATTGTATTAGGCGCCGCCGTAGGGGAAGCCACCCTTGGAAAAACCATGGGGAATAAAGCGATGCTGTACGGAGCCATCGCCGGCACCATTCCAGATTTAGATGTGTTATCCAGTAATTTTGTAGATACTGTTACTGCGTTGGAAATTCATCGCGGTTTTACGCATTCCATTGTGTTTTCAATTGTTTTTGGAGGTTTTTTTGCTTGGCTTACTTCGTTATACGAAAAACGAGCTACGTTTAAACAGTGGTATTGGTTGTGGTTTATGTGTTTTATAACCCATCCCTTGCTCGATGCACATACCACTTGGGGAACCCAGCTTTTTTGGCCTTTCGATCTTCGCCTGGCGTATAAAAACATTTTTGTGATCGATCCTTTATATACACTACCCTTTTTAGTGTGCGTGATCTGGGCAGCTTTCCTAAAAAGGGGAACTGAAAACCGACGTAAAATAAATAACGCGGGCATATTAATTAGTAGTGGTTATATGGTAATCACGTTGATTTTAAAAGGAATTACCTATCATAAGTTTACTAACGCCTTAGACGAACAAAACATCGCTTACAAAGCTATTGAAACCAAACCGAGTCCGTTTAACACGATTCTTTGGACGGCCAATGTTGAGGTGGACGATGCTTTTTTAATTGGCGATTACTCTTTTTTTGATAGCAAACCTATCCAATTTTATAGGCATCCTAAAAACCATGCAGCGTTGGGAGATTTAAAGAATGAAAATAAAGTACAGCGTCTCATTGCAATTTCTAACGGATGGTATGCTATTTCAGAAAAGAACAACGTTACCTATTTTAACGATTTACGTTTTGGTTTGTTGAGCGTAGATCCACAAACGGATAAATACGCTTTTAGCTATCAATTACAGCCAACTTTAGGAGGATTGAATGTGATTGAAGAACCTAAAAATAGAGATGATGCTAAAAAATTGTTGGCTGATCTTTGGGAACGGGTAAAGGGAAATTGA
- a CDS encoding TIGR04283 family arsenosugar biosynthesis glycosyltransferase — MISIVIPVLNEAQSIAVLLNHLVENASKEYISDIIIVDGGSIDGTQQLVKEIVAESDFSIQLISSEKGRAKQMNAGANVASGNILYFLHADSFPPKNYDALIRSEVEKGNPAGCFRMQFDSNHWWLQLASWLTKFSWRACRGGDQSQFITRELFDEIGGYDERFIIYEDNILINELYERNKFIVINKKLTSSARLYREKGVWYIQYHFWTIYVKKWFGADANELLAYYNKHIKQNRKVKATSIESPREAFVDK; from the coding sequence ATGATCAGTATTGTTATCCCCGTTTTAAACGAAGCGCAATCTATAGCTGTTTTACTCAACCATTTAGTTGAAAATGCTTCAAAAGAATATATATCAGATATTATAATTGTCGATGGTGGCAGTATCGATGGAACACAACAACTAGTAAAAGAAATTGTAGCTGAAAGTGATTTTAGTATTCAATTAATTTCTTCTGAAAAAGGACGTGCTAAACAAATGAACGCAGGAGCGAATGTGGCTTCTGGAAACATTCTTTATTTTTTACACGCCGACTCTTTTCCTCCTAAAAATTACGATGCATTAATACGTTCCGAAGTGGAAAAAGGCAATCCCGCAGGTTGTTTCAGGATGCAGTTTGACAGCAACCATTGGTGGTTGCAATTAGCAAGCTGGTTAACAAAATTTAGTTGGCGCGCATGCCGTGGAGGCGATCAAAGTCAGTTTATTACTCGTGAATTATTTGATGAAATAGGCGGTTATGATGAGCGCTTTATAATTTACGAAGACAATATTCTTATAAACGAACTGTACGAACGTAATAAGTTTATAGTTATCAATAAAAAACTGACTTCCTCAGCACGGTTATACCGCGAAAAAGGCGTTTGGTACATACAATATCATTTCTGGACCATCTACGTTAAAAAGTGGTTCGGAGCCGATGCAAACGAATTGCTGGCGTATTATAACAAACATATTAAGCAAAATAGAAAGGTAAAGGCGACTTCCATAGAATCTCCAAGAGAAGCTTTTGTAGATAAATAA
- a CDS encoding glycoside hydrolase family 113 — MKNYLLVLILFFIVVSHAQDTKINGISFVASRDSVSLKHTAPLLMINANYAAVMPFGFIESLDHPELLYSTDRQWYGETIEGTKQYINKLQQNDINVMLKPQIWIRKGEFTGHLAMSSEKDWEILETSYRNFILDFARLAEETNVPILCIGTELEQFIMRRPTFWNQLISEIKRFYNGKLTYAANWDEYTKVPFWNQLDFIGVDAYFPISEEKTPTLQEAKKGWQKWKNEMKTVSEKHNKKILFTEYGYRNTDFSGKEPWHSGREQKSINHDNQGTLLTALFEEVWQEPWMAGGFLWKWFIDHDKSGGGLNNQFTVQNKPSQLVVQYFYSIYE; from the coding sequence ATGAAAAATTACCTGTTAGTTCTAATTCTATTTTTTATCGTAGTTAGCCATGCGCAAGACACTAAAATAAATGGGATTAGTTTTGTTGCATCTCGTGATTCAGTATCACTTAAACACACAGCTCCACTTTTAATGATAAACGCTAATTATGCAGCGGTTATGCCTTTTGGCTTTATTGAAAGTTTGGATCATCCCGAGTTACTGTACAGTACAGACCGACAATGGTATGGCGAAACGATAGAAGGCACTAAACAATACATTAATAAGCTACAGCAAAATGATATTAACGTTATGCTGAAACCTCAAATTTGGATTAGAAAAGGTGAGTTTACAGGGCATCTTGCTATGTCTTCGGAAAAAGATTGGGAAATATTGGAAACTTCATACCGTAATTTTATACTCGATTTTGCTCGTCTTGCTGAAGAAACCAATGTGCCCATTTTATGTATTGGCACAGAACTAGAACAGTTTATAATGCGACGTCCAACATTCTGGAATCAATTAATTTCTGAAATAAAACGTTTCTATAATGGCAAGCTGACCTATGCTGCTAATTGGGATGAATACACTAAGGTTCCTTTCTGGAATCAATTAGATTTTATTGGCGTAGATGCTTATTTCCCTATTTCAGAAGAAAAAACCCCAACATTACAAGAAGCCAAAAAAGGATGGCAAAAGTGGAAGAATGAAATGAAAACTGTTTCAGAAAAACACAATAAAAAAATACTGTTTACTGAATATGGTTACAGAAACACAGACTTTTCCGGAAAAGAACCTTGGCACAGTGGCAGAGAGCAAAAAAGTATAAATCATGATAATCAAGGCACGTTACTTACCGCCCTTTTTGAAGAGGTTTGGCAAGAACCATGGATGGCCGGTGGCTTTTTATGGAAATGGTTTATTGACCATGATAAATCTGGGGGTGGATTGAACAATCAATTTACCGTTCAAAACAAGCCTTCACAATTAGTAGTACAATATTTTTACTCTATTTACGAATAA
- a CDS encoding NAD(P)/FAD-dependent oxidoreductase, with translation MEHIVIIGNGIAGVTAARHIRKKSDKKITLISAEADYFFSRTALMYVYMGHMRWWDIEPYESYFWKKNDLNLKNAYVEKVDANAKTLHFAEGGSMQYDKLIIASGSTTNTFGWEGLDLNGVQGLVTKQDLEKLEKNAPNKKECPSAVIVGGGLIGVEMAEMLRTRGIEVTMLVREDAFWTSALPKPEAEMLSRHIQSHGVNIRHETNLDKILGDENGNVRAVVVKETGEEIPCNVVGITTGVKPNITFLKDSGIETDKGILVNRKLETNIKDVYAIGDCAQQREPIGNRPPVEAVWYTGRIMGETLAQTICGNPWEYKPGNWFNSAKFFDIEYQTYGWVQPKDRRKDFEAQFHWKCKSDKRAVTVSYHKETNEFLGINTFGIRMRHEVFDRWLNEKRDVNYVINHLKQANFDPEFYRKYEKKILSAYKNQQPVTV, from the coding sequence ATGGAACATATCGTTATTATTGGAAATGGCATTGCGGGCGTTACGGCAGCCCGACATATCCGAAAAAAATCCGATAAAAAAATCACACTTATTTCTGCGGAAGCAGATTATTTTTTTTCTCGAACGGCTCTTATGTATGTGTATATGGGACATATGCGTTGGTGGGATATTGAACCATACGAAAGCTATTTCTGGAAGAAAAACGATTTAAACCTCAAAAATGCATACGTAGAAAAAGTTGATGCCAATGCTAAAACACTTCATTTTGCTGAAGGAGGTTCAATGCAATACGATAAATTGATTATTGCTTCTGGCTCGACTACCAATACTTTTGGGTGGGAAGGACTCGATTTAAATGGTGTACAAGGTTTGGTAACCAAGCAAGATTTAGAAAAATTAGAAAAAAATGCACCAAACAAAAAAGAGTGCCCAAGTGCGGTTATAGTAGGCGGCGGATTAATAGGCGTAGAAATGGCCGAAATGCTTCGCACCCGTGGAATTGAAGTCACTATGTTAGTTCGTGAAGATGCTTTTTGGACTAGTGCTTTACCAAAACCTGAGGCCGAAATGTTATCACGCCACATTCAGTCGCATGGTGTTAATATCCGTCACGAAACTAATCTCGATAAAATTTTAGGTGATGAAAACGGAAATGTACGTGCTGTTGTTGTAAAAGAAACTGGAGAAGAAATACCATGTAACGTCGTTGGAATTACAACTGGCGTAAAACCTAATATCACATTTTTAAAAGATTCAGGAATTGAAACCGATAAAGGCATTTTAGTAAATCGAAAATTGGAAACTAATATAAAAGACGTCTATGCTATTGGCGATTGTGCCCAACAAAGAGAGCCAATTGGTAACCGTCCACCAGTTGAAGCGGTTTGGTATACCGGCCGCATAATGGGAGAAACGCTAGCGCAAACTATTTGTGGTAACCCTTGGGAATACAAACCTGGTAATTGGTTTAATAGTGCGAAGTTTTTCGATATTGAATACCAAACCTATGGTTGGGTGCAGCCTAAAGACAGACGAAAAGATTTTGAAGCGCAATTTCATTGGAAATGTAAGAGTGATAAACGGGCCGTTACCGTTTCTTATCATAAAGAAACAAATGAGTTTTTGGGAATAAACACTTTCGGAATACGAATGCGTCACGAAGTTTTTGACCGTTGGCTCAATGAAAAGAGAGACGTCAATTATGTGATAAATCATTTAAAACAAGCCAATTTTGATCCTGAATTCTATAGAAAATATGAGAAAAAAATTCTTTCAGCTTATAAAAATCAACAACCTGTAACCGTATAA
- a CDS encoding sterol desaturase family protein, producing the protein MEKYIQIFKDSYIGYFNYLLDEITRFHWENYFYGLIIVSVVVWLLELLFPWRKNQKVFRKDFWLDTFYMFFNFFLLNLIVLIFLSNTAEAFFNDFLGLIGLQVSDFELLNVDALPYGLGLLIFFLVSDFVQWNTHRLLHRVPILWKFHQVHHSVKEMGFAAHLRYHWMEPVVYKSILYIPLAIIGGFDITDVAIVHFTALTIGHLNHANLGWNYGILKYVLNNPKMHIWHHAKILPKHTKYGVNYGLSLSIWDYLFETNHIPHDGRDIELGFDGDEHFPQKFIHQSIYPIKTKK; encoded by the coding sequence ATGGAAAAGTATATTCAGATATTTAAGGATTCATATATTGGGTATTTCAACTATTTGTTAGATGAAATCACCCGTTTTCATTGGGAAAACTATTTCTACGGGCTTATTATCGTTTCGGTAGTCGTTTGGTTATTGGAGCTGCTATTTCCGTGGCGAAAAAACCAGAAAGTATTCCGTAAAGACTTTTGGTTGGATACATTCTATATGTTCTTCAATTTCTTTTTGCTGAACCTGATCGTACTCATTTTCCTTTCAAACACCGCTGAAGCTTTTTTTAATGATTTCCTCGGTTTAATTGGATTGCAAGTTTCAGATTTTGAATTGCTAAACGTAGATGCTTTACCGTATGGATTGGGATTATTGATTTTCTTTTTGGTGTCAGATTTTGTACAATGGAACACCCATAGATTGTTACACCGAGTACCTATACTTTGGAAATTTCACCAAGTCCATCATTCCGTAAAAGAGATGGGTTTCGCAGCTCATTTGCGTTATCACTGGATGGAACCGGTAGTCTATAAATCCATTTTGTACATTCCGTTGGCGATTATTGGCGGCTTTGATATTACCGATGTGGCGATTGTTCATTTTACTGCCTTAACCATTGGTCACCTTAACCATGCGAACTTAGGATGGAACTACGGAATTTTAAAATATGTGCTTAATAACCCGAAGATGCATATATGGCATCACGCTAAAATTTTGCCAAAACATACTAAATACGGTGTTAATTACGGGCTTAGTTTAAGTATTTGGGACTATCTTTTTGAAACAAACCACATTCCGCACGACGGAAGGGATATAGAATTAGGCTTTGATGGTGATGAACACTTTCCTCAAAAATTCATTCATCAAAGTATATATCCTATTAAAACCAAAAAATAA